The Streptomyces sp. CC0208 genome window below encodes:
- a CDS encoding YbaK/EbsC family protein — MTTTDADGSEAAHPRFAEALRALGLDELTARVRRFPDATRTAEEAAAAVGCELSQICKSLIFAADGVPVLVLMDGASRVDLELVRRELGADKVTRAKADVVRETTGYAIGGVPPFGHRTTTRVLADRSLLGHDLVWAAAGNPHAVFPIAPEDLVAHAGATVVDVRERTP; from the coding sequence ATGACGACCACCGACGCCGACGGCTCCGAGGCCGCCCACCCCCGTTTCGCCGAGGCCCTGCGCGCGCTCGGGCTCGATGAACTCACCGCGCGGGTCCGCCGCTTCCCCGACGCCACCCGTACCGCCGAAGAGGCCGCCGCGGCCGTCGGGTGCGAGCTGAGCCAGATCTGCAAGTCGCTGATCTTCGCCGCGGACGGGGTTCCGGTGCTGGTGCTCATGGACGGTGCCTCCCGCGTCGACCTCGAACTCGTCCGGCGGGAGCTCGGCGCCGACAAGGTCACCCGGGCCAAGGCCGATGTCGTACGGGAGACGACCGGGTACGCCATCGGGGGCGTGCCGCCCTTCGGGCACCGTACGACGACCCGGGTGCTGGCCGATCGGTCGCTGCTCGGCCATGACCTCGTCTGGGCCGCCGCCGGCAATCCGCACGCCGTGTTCCCCATCGCGCCCGAGGACCTGGTGGCCCACGCCGGTGCCACTGTCGTGGACGTCCGCGAGCGCACCCCGTGA
- a CDS encoding DMT family transporter, with protein sequence MTPLVTAAVLLAAVTHASWNAIAHQITDKLVGFTLISGGGMLIGLAMTSFTAVPAAEAWPYLLGSACIHIAYYALLMKSFRLGDFGQAYPIARGTAPLVVTVLAALFAHEVPDGWAAAGIALSCAGLAGVALWGLRGRRPDWRAIGAALATGLTIAAYTVVDGLGVRASGSSLGYIAWLMAVQGIVVPAYALHRWRGRFVAVLRPFARVGLLGAALSVAAYGLVLWAQTRAELAPVAALRESSIIVGAAIGAVFFKERFGAPRIAAAGLLVVGIGLMLHAG encoded by the coding sequence GTGACGCCTCTCGTCACGGCCGCCGTGCTGCTCGCCGCCGTCACGCACGCCAGCTGGAACGCCATCGCGCACCAGATCACCGACAAGCTGGTCGGGTTCACGCTGATCTCGGGCGGGGGGATGCTCATCGGGCTGGCGATGACCTCGTTCACCGCGGTGCCGGCGGCGGAGGCGTGGCCGTATCTGCTCGGCTCGGCCTGCATCCACATCGCGTACTACGCGCTGCTGATGAAGTCCTTCCGGCTCGGGGACTTCGGGCAGGCCTATCCGATCGCGCGCGGCACCGCGCCCCTGGTCGTGACCGTGCTGGCGGCCCTGTTCGCGCACGAGGTGCCGGACGGGTGGGCCGCCGCCGGAATCGCCCTGTCCTGCGCGGGACTCGCCGGTGTCGCCCTGTGGGGGCTGCGCGGCCGTCGGCCCGACTGGCGGGCGATCGGCGCCGCGTTGGCGACCGGGCTGACCATCGCCGCCTACACCGTCGTCGACGGGCTCGGCGTGCGCGCCTCCGGCTCCTCGCTCGGGTACATCGCCTGGCTGATGGCGGTGCAGGGCATCGTGGTCCCGGCGTACGCGCTCCACCGGTGGCGTGGCCGGTTCGTCGCCGTCCTGCGGCCGTTCGCCCGGGTCGGTCTCCTCGGCGCCGCCCTCTCCGTGGCCGCGTACGGGCTCGTCCTGTGGGCCCAGACCAGGGCGGAGCTCGCTCCGGTCGCGGCCCTGCGCGAGTCCTCGATCATCGTGGGCGCGGCCATCGGCGCCGTGTTCTTCAAGGAGCGGTTCGGCGCGCCGAGGATCGCGGCGGCCGGGCTGCTCGTGGTGGGTATCGGGCTGATGCTGCACGCCGGTTAG
- a CDS encoding ABC transporter ATP-binding protein: protein MDTLHAVRARGITKCFGDVVALDGVDLDVTRGQIHGLAGPNGAGKTTLLGLLLGLAVADAGRLEILGTQVGRAFAAPDGVAGFVDGPGLYPSLTARQNLAALAELRGRDARTAGIDDVLDQVGLTDVADDKARGFSLGMRQRLGLAAALLTRPRLLVLDEPSNGLDPAGKRQVHGVLNRLAADGTSVVVSSHRMDDLEALCSEVTILATGRVVFSGPLGKLAAESRELDYRVRTSDPRAARRLAEGMDGIRIVDDAGTRQDTGPLVVRALVPALDDLVARLVTSGVAVRELAPVVPPLEAAFLALTEDREERR, encoded by the coding sequence ATGGACACACTCCACGCAGTCCGGGCCCGCGGGATCACCAAGTGCTTCGGTGACGTCGTGGCGCTCGACGGCGTCGACCTCGATGTGACGCGGGGGCAGATCCACGGCCTGGCCGGGCCGAACGGTGCCGGAAAGACGACCCTGCTGGGGCTGCTGCTGGGACTCGCCGTCGCCGACGCCGGCCGCCTGGAGATCCTGGGGACGCAGGTCGGGCGGGCGTTCGCCGCTCCCGACGGGGTCGCCGGGTTCGTGGACGGGCCCGGTCTCTACCCTTCGCTCACCGCCCGGCAGAACCTCGCCGCGCTGGCCGAACTCCGCGGCCGCGACGCGCGTACGGCCGGCATCGACGACGTGCTCGACCAGGTCGGGCTCACCGACGTGGCCGACGACAAGGCCCGCGGCTTCTCCCTCGGCATGCGCCAGCGGCTCGGCCTCGCCGCCGCCCTGCTGACCCGCCCGCGGCTGCTCGTGCTCGACGAACCGTCCAACGGGCTCGACCCCGCGGGCAAACGGCAGGTGCACGGTGTCCTGAACCGGCTCGCCGCGGACGGCACGAGTGTCGTGGTCTCCAGTCACCGTATGGACGACCTGGAGGCGCTGTGTTCCGAGGTCACCATCCTGGCCACGGGACGGGTCGTGTTCTCGGGCCCGCTCGGGAAACTGGCCGCCGAGAGCCGTGAACTCGACTACCGGGTACGGACGTCCGACCCGCGGGCCGCGCGGCGGCTGGCCGAGGGCATGGACGGGATCCGGATCGTCGACGACGCCGGCACCCGGCAGGACACCGGACCGCTCGTCGTCCGCGCGCTGGTCCCCGCCCTCGACGACCTGGTGGCGCGGCTCGTGACGTCGGGCGTCGCGGTGCGTGAACTGGCGCCCGTGGTCCCGCCCTTGGAGGCCGCGTTCCTGGCCCTGACCGAGGACCGGGAGGAACGCCGATGA
- a CDS encoding ABC transporter permease yields MTTTVAAAVTPVHSGPAPVSRSYRFELVKLVSQWRIRLLVLACWIAPGLFVAGVSGQSTLPSDTLFGRWMHATGWAGPLVMLGFAGTWALPLLTSVVAGDMFAAEDRLGTWRHLLVAVRSPRRIFAAKALAGLTVILLLVAGLACSSTVGGLASVGNQPLVGLDGHLLTPSDAAGKVLLAWVAALAPTLALAAIGLLGSVALGRSPTGLLLPPLVALGMQVAQMLPLPVAVRLALPGYAFISWNGLFTTPVQLAPLLIGVAVSLAWAVLATVLAHLLFLRRDFTNLAYDGAGRRAFTVGVLPLAALTVLTVAGIAVATDSTGITQAKVQRSLATAFAHLYRLQTEQLHRPAVTEAQLRTSAACTKSDGQAAQQGAGNDWRCVVTWHLPGVPVAGTAVYQLDVGSDGRFVADGDGPKEVNGYFLVRTSTGDAPNPLWQFDGNVELLDTTSKG; encoded by the coding sequence ATGACCACCACCGTCGCCGCGGCCGTCACCCCTGTCCACTCCGGGCCTGCCCCGGTGTCCCGCAGCTACCGCTTCGAGCTGGTCAAGCTGGTCTCCCAGTGGCGCATCCGCCTCCTCGTCCTCGCCTGCTGGATCGCGCCGGGACTCTTCGTCGCCGGGGTGAGCGGGCAGAGCACGCTGCCCTCCGACACCCTCTTCGGCCGCTGGATGCACGCCACCGGGTGGGCCGGACCGCTGGTGATGCTCGGTTTCGCGGGCACCTGGGCCCTACCCCTGCTGACCTCGGTGGTCGCCGGTGACATGTTCGCCGCCGAGGACCGGCTCGGCACCTGGCGGCACCTGCTGGTCGCGGTCCGCTCACCGCGGCGGATCTTCGCGGCGAAGGCGCTGGCCGGCCTCACAGTCATCCTGCTGCTCGTGGCCGGGCTGGCCTGCTCCAGCACCGTGGGCGGACTCGCCTCCGTCGGAAACCAGCCGCTCGTCGGCCTCGACGGCCATCTGTTGACCCCCTCCGATGCCGCGGGGAAGGTCCTGCTCGCCTGGGTCGCCGCCCTCGCCCCGACCCTGGCCCTCGCCGCGATCGGCCTGCTCGGGTCGGTCGCCCTCGGACGGTCCCCGACGGGGCTGCTGCTCCCGCCGCTCGTCGCGCTCGGCATGCAGGTCGCCCAGATGCTGCCGCTGCCCGTCGCCGTACGCCTCGCCCTGCCCGGCTACGCCTTCATCTCCTGGAACGGCCTGTTCACCACCCCGGTCCAGCTCGCCCCGCTCCTGATCGGCGTCGCCGTCAGCCTGGCGTGGGCCGTGCTCGCGACCGTACTGGCCCATCTGCTGTTCCTCCGGCGGGACTTCACCAACCTCGCCTACGACGGTGCCGGGCGCCGCGCCTTCACGGTGGGCGTGCTGCCCTTGGCCGCGCTGACCGTTCTCACCGTCGCGGGGATCGCCGTCGCGACCGACTCGACGGGCATCACCCAGGCCAAGGTCCAGCGCTCCCTCGCCACGGCCTTCGCCCATCTCTACCGCTTGCAGACCGAACAACTCCACCGCCCCGCCGTCACCGAGGCACAGCTCAGGACTTCGGCGGCGTGCACCAAGAGCGACGGCCAGGCCGCTCAACAGGGGGCGGGCAATGACTGGCGGTGTGTCGTGACCTGGCACCTGCCCGGCGTACCGGTGGCGGGGACGGCTGTCTATCAGCTGGACGTCGGATCGGACGGGCGGTTCGTCGCCGACGGCGACGGACCGAAGGAAGTGAACGGCTACTTCCTGGTGCGGACCTCCACCGGGGACGCGCCCAACCCGCTGTGGCAGTTCGACGGCAACGTCGAGCTGCTGGACACCACCTCGAAGGGATAG